One window of the Vigna radiata var. radiata cultivar VC1973A chromosome 1, Vradiata_ver6, whole genome shotgun sequence genome contains the following:
- the LOC106766948 gene encoding 60S ribosomal protein L37-3-like has product MGKGTGSFGKRRNKTHTLCVRCGRRSFHLQKSRCAACAFPAARTRKYNWSVKAIRRKTTGTGRMRYLRHVPRRFKSGFREGTEAAPRKRGTATTA; this is encoded by the exons ATG GGGAAGGGAACAGGGAGTTTCGGTAAGAGGAGGAACAAGACCCACACCCTCTGTGTCAGATGCGGACGTCGCAGCTTTCACCTCCAGAAGAGTCGCTGTGCTGCGTGTGCTTTCCCAGCAGCACGCACTAGAAAAT ATAACTGGAGCGTCAAGGCCATTAGGAGAAAGACCACTGGAACTGGAAGAATGAGGTACCTGCGTCACGTGCCTCGCAGATTCAAGAGCGGCTTCAGAGAGG GTACCGAAGCTGCACCCAGGAAGAGAGGAACAGCTACCACTGCCTAA